One region of Dokdonia sp. 4H-3-7-5 genomic DNA includes:
- a CDS encoding VWA domain-containing protein, with amino-acid sequence MKTLFILAITLAMHNGLLATNLHGVEYAFAKAEKNHIPSFTKDPVQNTIKVALLLDTSNSMDGLIDQARAQLWELVNDLAEAKCGNESRPDLKIALYEYGNDRLNAREGYIRMVNSFSTDLDEISKNLFSLTTNGGNEYCGNVIENSLNQLEWGKNKNDLNLIFIAGNEPFDQGPVRYQDAASNACGKDVTINTIFCGDYNEGLNTNWKDGASLTQGDYIAINSDRATVHVPSPYDDKILQKNEELNKTYVGYGNLASSKLALQSSQDSNAQSYGNANAVKRAVSKSSRLYKNTSWDLVDAMEENEAVVVELKETSLPKELKGKTEKEIRKYVYEKKKQRTRIQGEIAKLNIKRKEFLESKTNTKDNELRNALVDAIKKQGHAKNYSWE; translated from the coding sequence ATGAAAACTCTTTTTATCCTAGCAATTACACTAGCTATGCACAATGGACTACTCGCAACAAACTTACATGGGGTTGAGTACGCTTTCGCGAAAGCGGAAAAAAATCATATCCCATCTTTTACAAAAGATCCCGTTCAAAATACCATTAAAGTAGCTCTACTTTTAGATACTTCTAATAGTATGGATGGTCTTATAGATCAAGCACGAGCACAATTGTGGGAGCTAGTCAACGATCTAGCAGAAGCTAAGTGCGGAAATGAAAGCCGTCCAGACCTTAAAATTGCACTTTATGAATATGGAAATGACAGGCTTAATGCTAGAGAAGGATATATACGTATGGTAAATTCCTTCAGTACAGATCTTGATGAAATTTCTAAAAACCTCTTTTCTCTCACAACAAATGGAGGTAACGAGTACTGCGGTAATGTGATTGAAAATTCGCTTAACCAACTAGAGTGGGGTAAAAATAAAAATGACCTCAACCTTATTTTTATAGCAGGTAATGAGCCTTTTGATCAAGGCCCAGTGCGTTACCAAGATGCTGCCAGCAATGCCTGCGGAAAGGATGTCACTATAAACACAATTTTTTGTGGTGATTATAATGAAGGGCTCAACACAAATTGGAAAGATGGCGCATCACTTACTCAAGGAGATTACATAGCAATAAATAGTGATCGCGCTACTGTACACGTACCATCACCATATGACGATAAGATCTTACAAAAGAATGAAGAGCTTAACAAAACCTATGTAGGATATGGAAATCTCGCCTCATCTAAGCTTGCTCTGCAAAGTAGTCAAGACAGCAATGCACAATCTTATGGTAATGCAAATGCTGTAAAAAGAGCAGTAAGTAAAAGCTCTAGACTATATAAAAATACCAGCTGGGACCTTGTAGATGCGATGGAAGAAAATGAAGCTGTGGTAGTAGAACTTAAAGAAACTAGCCTACCTAAAGAACTCAAAGGAAAAACCGAAAAAGAAATAAGAAAGTATGTCTATGAGAAAAAGAAACAGCGAACAAGAATACAAGGGGAAATTGCCAAGCTCAACATTAAACGTAAAGAATTTCTTGAATCTAAAACCAATACTAAAGATAATGAATTGCGCAATGCACTAGTAGACGCTATAAAAAAGCAAGGTCATGCAAAAAACTATAGCTGGGAATAA